A genomic segment from Andrena cerasifolii isolate SP2316 chromosome 7, iyAndCera1_principal, whole genome shotgun sequence encodes:
- the Pig-f gene encoding phosphatidylinositol glycan anchor biosynthesis class F, translating to MSVGNKLGQRLLLSYCSFTCIYFPGILILLKLNDNLYNVGKYKFIPVLLILLFAEVIKLLFPIFHFESAIIPKTELRISVKTRRSWSRYLKEVFKFLLAACFLSAVYYIVIILFGAPVFTHYEETTMLTVTLTTLTFVPTSLHLGVDSALNFITGTQSQKGNVLVDAMKTNIIATLLGTWLGTIVIPLDWDRPWQVWPIPCAIGALLGYMIAHFLTLVKTLPMLKLSKKVYR from the coding sequence ATGAGTGTTGGAAACAAACTGGGTCAGAGATTGTTACTGTCATATTGTTCTTTTACTTGCATTTACTTTCCTGGCATTCTAATATTACTCAAGTTAAATGACAACTTGTACAATGTgggaaaatacaaatttattccagTACTACTGATTCTGCTTTTTGCAGAAGTAATAAAGTTATTATTTCCTATATTTCATTTCGAATCAGCAATTATACCAAAAACTGAATTACGGATATCTGTGAAAACTAGGAGATCCTGGTCAAGATATCTGAAAGAAGTTTTCAAGTTTCTGTTAGCAGCTTGTTTCTTGTCTGCTGtgtattatattgtaattatattgTTTGGCGCACCTGTGTTTACACATTATGAAGAAACTACCATGCTTACTGTCACATTGACTACTCTTACATTTGTCCCTACCAGTTTGCATTTAGGAGTGGATAGTGCATTGAACTTCATAACAGGAACACAATCACAAAAGGGCAATGTTTTAGTGGATGctatgaaaacaaatattatAGCAACGCTTTTAGGGACATGGTTGGGTACTATTGTAATTCCATTAGATTGGGACCGTCCGTGGCAAGTTTGGCCAATTCCATGTGCTATAGGTGCTCTTCTTGGCTATATGATTGCACATTTTCTTACTCTTGTAAAAACATTACCTATGTTAAAATTGAGTAAAAAAGTTTATAGATAA